In uncultured Desulfuromonas sp., the genomic stretch GTATCGTTTTCAGCGTTATCAAGCCGTTTGCTTTTATCTCTCGTCATCGGTTTTTCTGAGGTTTATTCATGACTTTTACAATTTTTTTGTTTTTTGTCGGGTTGGTTTTGCTCTACTACGGCGCGGACTTTTTAGTGGACGGCAGTTCGCGGTTGGCATTGTCATTTGGCGTCCGCCCACTGATTATCGGCATGACGATTGTTTCCTTTGCCACCAGCATGCCCGAAATGATGGTGTCTTTGCTGGCCGTGGGAAAAGGGTCGTCTGATATTGCTGTTGGTAACATTGTCGGGTCCAATATTGCCAATATTGGTTTGATCCTTGGCACTTCAGCCCTGCTGATGCCGCTGACGGTTCCACGAGGATTGTTGTGGCGCGAGTTGCCCATTATGATCGTTGCCACGTCGGTTCTATATGGACTGTGTGTGGATGGTGGCTTGAACCGTGCCGATGGTGTGATTCTACTGGTTTTATTGACATTGTTTATTGGTTACTGTCTGCGTTTCGCACGGCAAGCCGGACTGAATCCGGAAGCGCCGGAATCT encodes the following:
- a CDS encoding calcium/sodium antiporter — its product is MTFTIFLFFVGLVLLYYGADFLVDGSSRLALSFGVRPLIIGMTIVSFATSMPEMMVSLLAVGKGSSDIAVGNIVGSNIANIGLILGTSALLMPLTVPRGLLWRELPIMIVATSVLYGLCVDGGLNRADGVILLVLLTLFIGYCLRFARQAGLNPEAPESLVEPEVSHRGRDVLYVIGGIIGLGVGANWMVSSAVIIARAMGLSELFIGMTIVALGTSLPELAASLMSAAKGEMEISIGNVIGSNIFNILFVLGVCPLFQPITVEPAIMRLELPVVMLFSVALVPLCWHRHMIGRWKGVVLLVSYVLFIVAMTLQ